The following are from one region of the Silene latifolia isolate original U9 population chromosome 9, ASM4854445v1, whole genome shotgun sequence genome:
- the LOC141600353 gene encoding uncharacterized protein LOC141600353 isoform X2, which yields MCEVLMTMTRKFSKARKKDGCICRLPIELLQIIVNYLSILDYFSICVVSKCWRSLFKSCLPCVPKTGEEGTTLPWFVSLRRVLPPPSIYRMGSEFYTTGELGDLSTERTYRLNNIPELCGTRFLVSRHASPTSPDCMVFAISCDGDFHYRTFTCQRGNSNWKTVAHWYVCPGCIANTIYVKGVWYCFDFTGSFIIFNPSTSELKRVKNFDKRNCDNSRVSYVMKHGDQLSICTHDVFSEEISVSGPDVEREYRSLYCPKNIETLLRKSVKQALPLLQGKLAMDSFSLSSWCAVNVSDGGMEFYWHEIMSVVSLRCEDRGINRCPKGNCRIVAWFPPTWVDSSLSLKWA from the exons ATGTGTGAGGTGTTAATGACAATGACAAGAAAGTTCTCAAAGGCAAGGAAAAAGGATGGATGTATATGTCGCTTACCAATCGAGCTTCTCCAGATCATAGTTAACTACCTTTCTATACTTGATTATTTCTCTATTTGTGTTGTTTCCAAGTGTTGGCGCTCTCTCTTTAAAAGCTGCTTGCCTTGTGTTCCCAAAACTGGGGAGGAAGGGACAACCCTACCCTGGTTTGTGTCCTTGAGAAGGGTTTTGCCACCACCTAGTATCTATAGGATGGGCTCAGAGTTCTATACAACAGGAGAATTAGGGGACCTGTCTACAGAACGTACTTACCGGCTTAATAATATACCAGAACTTTGTGGAACCCGATTTCTTGTTTCAAGGCATG CTTCCCCAACATCTCCAGACTGCATGGTATTCGCCATAAGCTGTGACGGTGATTTTCACTATAGGACATTTACATGTCAGCGTGGCAATTCAAATTGGAAAACAGTTGCTCATTGGTACGTTTGTCCAGGTTGTATCGCTAACACAATTTATGTGAAGGGGGTTTGGTATTGCTTTGATTTTACGGGCAGTTTCATTATTTTCAACCCATCCACATCTGAGCTGAAAAGGGTTAAAAATTTTGACAAACGTAATTGTGACAATAGCCGTGTGTCGTACGTTATGAAACATGGTGACCAACTTAGTATTTGTACCCACGATGTATTTTCTGAGGAGATCTCCGTAAGTGGACCAGACGTTGAAAGGGAATATAGAAGCTTGTATTGCCCTAAAAATATCGAGACCCTGCTGCGCAAATCGGTCAAGCAAGCACTGCCGCTGTTGCAGGGCAAGTTGGCAATGGATTCGTTTAGCCTATCGTCATGGTGTGCAGTAAATGTTTCAGATGGCGGGATGGAATTTTACTGGCACGAGATTATGAGTGTGGTCAGTTTGAGGTGTGAGGATCGAGGTATTAATCGATGCCCCAAGGGCAATTGCAGGATTGTCGCATGGTTTCCACCTACATGGGTCGACTCTTCCTTGAGCTTGAAATGGGCATGA
- the LOC141600353 gene encoding F-box protein At3g56470-like isoform X1: MCEVLMTMTRKFSKARKKDGCICRLPIELLQIIVNYLSILDYFSICVVSKCWRSLFKSCLPCVPKTGEEGTTLPWFVSLRRVLPPPSIYRMGSEFYTTGELGDLSTERTYRLNNIPELCGTRFLVSRHGWLLLFSSETSALFFFSPFSRARIDLPPIDVAKLTNPMFDFSASPTSPDCMVFAISCDGDFHYRTFTCQRGNSNWKTVAHWYVCPGCIANTIYVKGVWYCFDFTGSFIIFNPSTSELKRVKNFDKRNCDNSRVSYVMKHGDQLSICTHDVFSEEISVSGPDVEREYRSLYCPKNIETLLRKSVKQALPLLQGKLAMDSFSLSSWCAVNVSDGGMEFYWHEIMSVVSLRCEDRGINRCPKGNCRIVAWFPPTWVDSSLSLKWA, translated from the coding sequence ATGTGTGAGGTGTTAATGACAATGACAAGAAAGTTCTCAAAGGCAAGGAAAAAGGATGGATGTATATGTCGCTTACCAATCGAGCTTCTCCAGATCATAGTTAACTACCTTTCTATACTTGATTATTTCTCTATTTGTGTTGTTTCCAAGTGTTGGCGCTCTCTCTTTAAAAGCTGCTTGCCTTGTGTTCCCAAAACTGGGGAGGAAGGGACAACCCTACCCTGGTTTGTGTCCTTGAGAAGGGTTTTGCCACCACCTAGTATCTATAGGATGGGCTCAGAGTTCTATACAACAGGAGAATTAGGGGACCTGTCTACAGAACGTACTTACCGGCTTAATAATATACCAGAACTTTGTGGAACCCGATTTCTTGTTTCAAGGCATGGTTGGCTGCTACTTTTCTCTTCTGAAACGTCTGCTTTGTTCTTTTTCAGTCCATTTTCACGGGCAAGGATAGACCTTCCTCCCATTGATGTTGCTAAGTTAACAAATCCCATGTTTGACTTCTCAGCTTCCCCAACATCTCCAGACTGCATGGTATTCGCCATAAGCTGTGACGGTGATTTTCACTATAGGACATTTACATGTCAGCGTGGCAATTCAAATTGGAAAACAGTTGCTCATTGGTACGTTTGTCCAGGTTGTATCGCTAACACAATTTATGTGAAGGGGGTTTGGTATTGCTTTGATTTTACGGGCAGTTTCATTATTTTCAACCCATCCACATCTGAGCTGAAAAGGGTTAAAAATTTTGACAAACGTAATTGTGACAATAGCCGTGTGTCGTACGTTATGAAACATGGTGACCAACTTAGTATTTGTACCCACGATGTATTTTCTGAGGAGATCTCCGTAAGTGGACCAGACGTTGAAAGGGAATATAGAAGCTTGTATTGCCCTAAAAATATCGAGACCCTGCTGCGCAAATCGGTCAAGCAAGCACTGCCGCTGTTGCAGGGCAAGTTGGCAATGGATTCGTTTAGCCTATCGTCATGGTGTGCAGTAAATGTTTCAGATGGCGGGATGGAATTTTACTGGCACGAGATTATGAGTGTGGTCAGTTTGAGGTGTGAGGATCGAGGTATTAATCGATGCCCCAAGGGCAATTGCAGGATTGTCGCATGGTTTCCACCTACATGGGTCGACTCTTCCTTGAGCTTGAAATGGGCATGA